A region from the Vicia villosa cultivar HV-30 ecotype Madison, WI linkage group LG3, Vvil1.0, whole genome shotgun sequence genome encodes:
- the LOC131658050 gene encoding uncharacterized protein LOC131658050 has product MKRLSKVDVAHIPREHNSRADILSKLASTRKKGGNKSVIQEILPRPSISKNAQALQVFAIGDDHCWMTPVYNFLTKDELPADAKEASAIKRRACSYTIIEDKLYRRGFSIPLLKCVDASQAFEILQELHEGINGQHLGGRSLARKALRAGYY; this is encoded by the coding sequence ATGAAAAGATTATCAAAAGTAGACGTAGCGCACATTCCCCGTGAACATAACTCACGTGCCGACATAttatccaaacttgcgagcacgagaaagaaaggaGGAAACAAGTCGGTAATCCAAGAAATCTTGCCCAGACCGAGCATAAGCAAAAACGCGCAAGCTCTGCAAGTAttcgctatcggggacgaccattgTTGGATGACCCCGGTATATAACTTCCTCACCAAAGACGAACTTCCCGCTGACGCGAAGGAAGCTTCAGCTATTAAGagacgagcctgctcgtacaccaTTATCGAGGATAAactataccgacgaggcttctccatccctctcctcAAATGTGTCGACGCCTCGCAAGCATTCGAGATACTCCAAGAGCTCCACGAGGGGATCAACGGCCAACATCTTGGCGGCCGGTCACTAGCGAGGAAAGCTCTTAGAGCCGGCTACTATTGA